A portion of the Stella humosa genome contains these proteins:
- a CDS encoding ABC transporter permease: MTAAAPLVATAGQAPRDRFRAWRRLRRRKAAMVGLVVFAIFVLVALAAPWVAPYDPLKTNFLLVRKPPSALYWFGTDEIGRDVFSRVVWGARASLLAGVVSVAIAVAIGVPLGLLSGYARGWVDGLLMRITDGLLACPGLILAIAMAAFLGPSLTNAMIAIGITAMPVFIRLTRGQVLAVTVEDYVEAARALGNPPMRIAIRHVLPNILPPIMVQATLAMASAIIAEAALSFLGLGQQPPAPSWGSMLNVARNFIGQAPWMSWWPGLAIVAVVLALNLLGDGLRDAFDPKED; the protein is encoded by the coding sequence ATGACCGCGGCCGCTCCCCTCGTCGCAACCGCGGGGCAGGCGCCGCGTGACCGCTTCCGGGCGTGGCGCCGGCTGCGGCGGCGCAAGGCGGCGATGGTGGGCCTCGTCGTCTTCGCGATCTTCGTGCTGGTGGCCCTGGCGGCCCCTTGGGTCGCCCCCTACGACCCGCTGAAGACCAACTTCCTGCTCGTGCGCAAGCCGCCATCGGCGCTCTACTGGTTCGGCACGGACGAGATCGGCCGCGACGTCTTCTCGCGCGTCGTCTGGGGCGCCCGGGCCTCGCTGCTGGCCGGCGTCGTGTCGGTGGCAATCGCCGTCGCCATCGGCGTGCCGCTGGGCCTGCTATCGGGCTATGCACGGGGCTGGGTCGACGGCCTGCTGATGCGCATCACCGACGGCCTGCTCGCCTGTCCCGGACTGATCCTCGCCATCGCCATGGCGGCCTTCCTCGGCCCCAGCCTGACCAACGCCATGATCGCCATCGGCATCACCGCCATGCCGGTCTTCATCCGGCTGACGCGCGGCCAGGTGCTGGCCGTCACGGTCGAGGACTATGTCGAGGCCGCGCGCGCGCTGGGCAACCCGCCGATGCGCATCGCCATCCGCCACGTCCTGCCCAACATCCTGCCGCCGATCATGGTGCAGGCGACGCTGGCGATGGCGTCCGCCATCATCGCCGAGGCCGCATTGTCGTTCCTCGGCCTCGGCCAGCAGCCGCCGGCGCCCTCCTGGGGATCGATGCTGAACGTCGCCCGCAACTTCATCGGCCAGGCGCCCTGGATGTCCTGGTGGCCGGGCCTGGCCATCGTCGCCGTCGTGCTGGCCCTCAACCTCCTGGGCGACGGCCTGCGGGATGCCTTCGACCCGAAGGAAGACTGA